AGAATTAGAACACGCCATATCAATATTATGACCATTAAAAATGTGGTGACAATCACTTCCACTCACGTCAGCATTttaatcataatattttataatgacGCAAATCACGTAAACTTTGGGTACCTACGGCATTTGGCATGTGTAGCCTAATAGCCTAATATCCAAGTGTGGATGCCAGGAAGTATGATAAAAACAGGTGAATATGAAATAGGTTCAGCGCTTCTGAAAAAACAGGAAAACCACAATGCCCATTGTACGTACGTTAAAAGGCATTTTTGGTCGATTTGCCTAACTCGTTGAAACAATGAGGCATTGTTGCTAATGAGGTCCTGAATACCGATACCGGAAAACctacttatattattaattttaaatatattaacatCATCTATACCATGCCTTTGTAAAAACCGATACATATTTGGTTAATGTAAACTTTTTCCTCTGCCTAACTCGACCCGGACCGGTGGTATCCACTATTGGAGCTCTTACTTTGTGAATCCGCCATAGACGGAACAGTCCCGGTCCGATACCATCACTGCTACAGCCCATAAGGTGTAGTATAAGATGGTAATAATGTAAGTTACAACATGGCTGATGCCCATAACTCATGGTTAGGTTTTGATCTTAAGTCTATATTACACGATAGTACAGCAGCAAACATCTACTGATTCTATTGCAATATTCTGGTTGTTACCTAGTCTCCTCACTCGACTTTTTTATAGAAGCCAAGTGTTGCATCATCAACCGGGAATAAAAGGTTCCGTTAAACAATGTTGTATAATTAGACATTACGAGGAAATTATTTCTTAGGCGTCACTCTCAGTGGTCATGAGTTGATACTAAAGTTTCAAAGGTTAGATGGGTTAACCGTGCTCGTGCTGACGTATACAGAATTTTTAACgagtttataattaaactaacAATGAACAAACAGTTCGGAGAAGACCTGTCATAAAAGTCTAGGTCACATTAGCATTCACGCCCCTGTCGTAAAAGTTTATAGCCTTATAATGGTCGGCATGTAATTAAATGTAGATCCATGAGTGAATAATATGATACCTCACGCTATGGTCAAAGAGttaactcaaattttattctcaCCATCTTGTTGTCAATGAATGCAAAATGATTATTcattaccttttttttttcgaaatgttAAGCCTATGTTAATTTAcccgatttaaaaaatcacataaaatcCAATGgattttatagataaattgtcGTATGAATATGAATCTTGTATAGTgaatgaaattcactccgagggaTCCAAAATTGAGGTATTGAGCACAGAAAATTCATGAACGAATAATACATGGTTGAAAAATGTAGATTAGTTTCCATATTTTGCCCCTGATCTTTGACTATAAAGTCTAGTAATTAGGCAAATTATAATGCTCTTCATCACGCAAGTCAGGTAATGTGGGAACCTCCGGAATTTAGATCCGGCAGTTTATATCACTCATTTACACCAACCAGTTCTGTCTCTGATTAGAAGCTTTTACAGTgcgaataatttttcattacggaatacgttttttttagaaaaataattttctaaggtaaaattaaatcaagtaaaacatttcaaaaatgaagACATTGTGgatattaatatttgtaattattatggTGGAGGCTGGCCCAACTGATTCGGTGACAAAAATATCAGATCGACCTAAACCTAGAGCCCTGAATCCCTGCTCATTCTATGACAGAAAGGTAAGTAAACTCTTACAATTACTGGTAAGAACATATCGTAAATTTTCCACGTAAAAAAGCACGACATTCGACCCAAATAAAACCTTCCTTTCAAGAGAATAGTATGAAATATAAGCAGAGTTAAACATTCATTGTGATTAATTAATgcgtatttttttcgtttttcagtGCAGGGCGGAAAATTATATGATATGGGTCGATGAATTTCTGAAGTACTTAGATGGTGCGATTGAAGGTACGGAACTGCCGAGGCTTCGCGAATTATTCTATCCTGATGAATTAAGAAGACTACGAGTCAGAGTGTGGCGGCTTCGGTAAAATGATATCTACTCAAGAACTGCAGCAATGACTCTAAATTTCTACCACTGTTAGATTTCTGCTACTTTTTCACTGAAGGAAACATTTACTGTCTATAAGTGATCGAGTGTTTTAAAGTATTTCTTCAGTATCTAAGTTTCATTCTATAACTTTCTATTGCACGcataaaatgtttataaaaagtcatGGGATATCTAAATTCCTGAAAAACCTACCGTGACAACAGCCACTCTTTACAGAAAGTTATAAATCCTTTTaacttaattaaaatgtaagtGACTAACGTTTCTGTTTTATTTCTGGTAtagatgattttaaaaaagtccGAGTCTGAAAAATACCGAGTGTTGTTTAGTAAATAGGCGCCTAGTTTGTTTATGAAAAGcagttcaattaaattaaggGCATCTAATATTCACTACAGTATCTAGACTACCTACGACATTTGGGTGCATGACGATGTATAACCGGATATGATATATTAAGAGCGCACAGTCTAGACAAGTACCTTGTGCGTGTTTTTCAATCACTAGCTACTTCATAGAATGGGGTGGATGACGTAAGTGCGACAGTGGCAGATAAATAAACAGACacgaaatttttcataatccAAGTTTTAAAGTTGCCGAATTTTCAATGTGAATATCGATGTATTTGAATAGTATTATAATGAGACTGACAAAGATGTCTCCGTAGGATGAGTCATTTGCACATCGATTGGGGAATTAGAATAACTTAAGATTAACTATGTTAATACGGTACGAATCGAAGTGGTATGAATAATGAGATCATCCTATTATCATGCCTTTAGAAAAGGATAGGCTACATGCCTCAAGGCGTATATAAAGCAGCCTGAATATTTGGTACTCCGTCACACGGCAATAGACAACCGACAGAACGCTTGGACCAAACAGCTTTTGTTTCAACAATTCCTGTGTGTACTGTTTGTTGGACATCTGTATATCTGAACTTGGAGCTACCAATAAGGTATCTGTACCTAacagttttctaaaaataagaCAGCAAAATCACAATGCTATTAGTCAGCCGGAGAACTAAGTTTATTGTTATCAAGCTCTGTATGTTTGGATTTCGTCTATATCAAATTCTTTGCGCAATTAAACCCGTGTATTTTCATACTCTATGTGACCTCCAAAAAACCTGAGTGtggaaacgattttttaaaaaataaacaataatttcatcattttGTCTATTATTAATAGTGGTAAAATACAGAACTGCGGATTATCACTGCTCCGTTATGGGCAATGTTACTGCAATGATATTAGTTATATAATCGCCTTTACTTGAACCATTAGTtagtaaattcaatttttataggGTTATATCAGTTGACTGTTTTCGGACATGCGAAGAGAGGGTTCGGTAAAAAATCGTAGGTCATTAACGTTTGTACGCTATTATAGTTCTACTTACCACTTGGATTTATAGAACAATGAAACGTTTTACTagaataaaacattttaataGTGTACTAAAACTTGGTATTCTCTAGTTAGTTCTAGACAGCTATGAAATGTAATTCCTTTACAGAAGCTAATCCTATGTGATATTAAACGGTAGTGAAGAAGCTATTAGAAGGTTCATTGTTATGGGTTTGAGATAATTATAGACAAATTCTTCGGGGTACACTTGATGTTCCAATTAGCTTAACTATCGGcacgtcaaaaaaattacgaactttaaatagtatattacacacctagggaagtaaagtaagaaatgtctcagatcacatgtaattgttggccgaggcgaagccaaggtcaacaaacatgtgatctgagacatttcttactttacttccctaggtgtgtaatatactatttttctcctcgacggaggcggaaagcggcgaCTTCGTGTTGCACAGaaggacgaaagttgacgctttccgcccggaggtgagaaaaaaatagtatattacacacctagggaagtaaaataatttcctagatgtgtaatatactattattttaattatttaaaaatagtatatgtTAATAAAACTATCTAGCTACACCAATTTTGGACAACGTTAAAAGGTGGCTCTTGCGATGTCCAAAACATATTTAACCTTCTCgttatttttcaattctttaaaaatgtattagaAAAAGTAACACGTTTCAATAAACGCGGTCAAAATAAACACGGCATAATAACTAACGACACAATAACTGAATGACAAAATCAccgaatataaaaataaactacaaaaaaatcacttttaattaatatcgtATGAAATACCCTGAATGTTATGGACCCTAGAGAAATGGCGGTCTTAATATTCtgtaaatatgttaaaaattaaatcagatCAACTTTAGGTTCAGTGCCTATGTTTGGTGATTTTACCCTAATGCCTATATCAGATTGCCATCGACTGACGTGTTCCAGGCAAAAACacaatatacatttacatttaaatacaatatgaatttatatttatttcatgtCTAGGGTGTATTTTAGGTTTTAAGACAATTTAcaagatatatataataaacttatGATTTCAATAACTTTCCATTTTATGTAAATCTAGATAGACTACAGTCCAACATTTGTCGAACGAAATAAGTCTCATCTTTCTATCTCGAAATCATTTTCCAATAGCTAGATCACTCTCAACCTTAATACCATAGGCAGTGTAAATTTTCTGTGGAGGAGAGAAAGCTTGCCTTTCCATTAAAATCTACCTGtttattttctactttttccTAACTTCCTACCATTGCGATTTGGGCCGTCTTACTACACTGTACTGCATATGCTTGAGTTGGGTATGCAAACAAGTCGACCACAATGATAAGGGAAACTCTTGGAGACCTGGTTAAATACAGGCGGCCTCGTTGTAGCGACTTCCCGTAGCGAGACCATGGTAGAAAAAGTCTTGTCCTCGCCAGGGCTCAAACCCCTGTACCCTGCATCTAAGGTCACAAGGACTCTTTCAAGACCGGCACATTAGACCCATTAGCTATACTGATTAGGTCATTGAAACTTCAAATTTCAATAACGATCGAAATACCTACTGTGCAGATTGATTGTGAAGAAAAACATAATATATGTGGTTATCCTCTGCTGAAAATAAATGCTGACTACAATGTATCAGAAAACCCAGTAGACTTCAGTTGTAGGCTACATTAAGATTGTCTTAACAAATCGGCGTGATTCTGCGGAACGACGTTGAACTACGCTTACCTTTCGCAGTAACTCATCCTTATGCCTGTTTCAGTATATAACAGTTCCAATACCTATTATCCTGCAGTGCGTATAAGGTAGTATAAGACACACTTCTAACGGGCGAATCCTATTCATTGAATGACTGAGATGGAACGCCTCTTACGCCCACAACCTATGTACCCTTATCTTCGCTTCGCACACATATTTACAGCAAATacttattgtaattataaacattatagTTTGTGTGTAATCTTTCTCGCTCACACAAAAAGCTTCACACACTCATCAATGTTTTACGCTTTCTGATATTAGTCGCATAAGGCAAGGTCCCATCACACGTGGAACGAATTGCCATCcaccgatttaaaaaattattctaccGCCTTGGATCACTATAAGTATACCGACAGCATCGTATGCCTATAGAGTTGATTGTTGACAAGACATATCTGCTTTTTGTCGCTACGGATGCTGTACTTGACGACAAACTTACCTCTTGCTATTAATTCCCAAGATATTAATGGAATTGGTAGGATATGTGACCACATGATATCAAAGTGTAAAAGCTACGTGGTGTGACAAATATAAGCGATAATGAAACAGCTGCGATGAGAGTAGCATTACTTTTATTAGCAACAGTTCTTGAACCATTAGTGGTTAACGCCTGACTgttaacaaatataaaaatcggGAAACCccaattaattgaaatagttaatctaattataaataatggttCGTTTTTTCCATTTCTGGAAGGCCAAAAAGAAGTTATCTTCTCCTCGATGAATGAATACCAcagtcatttaaattttacaccgCATATATTGGCACTGATAACGATGAACCTATACTTTTTTCCTCTGAAGCTGGTCAAATAAAAATGGAGCTTATTCTCTAGTGTATAGGAACATAATTATTTGAGGCAACTTAAGAAGAATGGAGTTATCCTTATTAATAAAACGGATCAGTTTCACCATTTGGTCTGAAAGTTTCTTGACAGTTTAACGTGTCAAAATGTTTTCAAAAGCTGAACGTTTGAAATATGCAGTTGAAGTTCTAAAACTTCAGGACAAAATTTGTGAACTAAAGCGTCGTGAACCAAAAACACCTGAAGATGAAGACAAGATCAGTAAAGAAATACAACTTGCCGAAAGGCGATACCAATCTCTGAAGAATAAACTGCTGGTTATGTGTGCGAGAAAACGTTTCGTAGAATATGAGGTGGAGATGGCCCTTACGTAATTAATGAGGTAAGTTCGAACGCAGTcacctattatttttttatcaatgacAACGCAATGTCAAGGAcccttataatttattatttcaagatTTCATAAACAGTGctgtaaaaaaagaatataaatatcatgCGAATAGTTTTAAGAATGCGACAACAACAACTTTCGTGTGCACTGGTTTTCGGACGGTATAATCAATTGATCAAAGTAATCACTAAATTACGTACTAAACTTGGTTTTTTGTTCACTACCCAAGGCTAATTCTTCGAAGTACTATAAGCTAATGTTTTTATTAGTCATACTTATGAGCACACAACACACTATTTATACGAAGTTTATAGCTTTCAAACATGCAATACATAGGTGGGCTTGCAAAACTTTGCCCAAAGGGACGTTTTTTAcgagttaacagacaatttagTGGTTTAATAATAGGTAATGCGTATTACCTACCGAAAATATAAAAGCTCCAACGCAGCAATGAAAGGCTTAGTTCCGAAATACTACTCACAGCGGGTGCCAGTGCCTATTACGAATAATGAGTTTGTTTAATTTTGAAGAAACAAGTGAGTTAGATGATTGGCTTCGAGTGACAGTGGATCGGTGGAAATAAGACTACCAAACGCTTCCCGGTTGGGTTGCCCTTATCTTGAAATGTGAGTTTTAATATCAATTCTGTTCCTTTACAGATACTGCAGCGTGTATACCAAGGCCCTTCAAAGATAAGAGAATGAGAATAATGGATTTCATCAATTTCGTACAAAAGCCAGAATCTGTAAGCTGCACCGTTCAAGAACATCGTGCAATGGTATCTGAGCAGGAAGACGGCGGATCAACTTCTTCTAATCAAGCCGTAAATAAGGCGCAAAACGGAAATAATGTCCGACCAATTGGACATTTGCTTTGCAACCGAGTGAACCTCCATAGTAAGGAGAAGGTCTTGAGTGCAAGGTTTGTTGACGGATATAAACATAAGCGGAAGTACATCATCACTACGAACTCTTGTGAAAATAACACTgacaaatatttacaaatggTGTGGGATAAGAATGTTCAAATTGTAGTTATGACATCTGTATTCGCGGAGAAGGATAATTTCAACCGATTCTGGAGTTTAAATGGAAGTACTGTAATAGCCTGTAACAACTTTCAGATAGAGACTTTAGAAATTATAACAAACCCTCACTTTGTGTTAACCTTGTTGGTTCTCACTGATCAAAAAGGTCAAGCACGCAAGCTTTCACATTTTCAGTATACTGCTTGGCCTGCTGATAACTTTTCCCATGACCCAAAGGCCTTTATAgatttctttattaatattaacaacttgTACGCTGATTTAAAAAAGCATAAGACCTTCAGAAATCTCGGTCCCATAATTGTAGATTGCATTGGCAATAATAGTAGCTCAGAGGTATTTTGTGTGCTCGATATCTGTGTTACAGAGCTCAAAAAGACTGGACTGCTATCTATAGCAAATGCTGTTAAGAAAGTTAGACAGCAAAAACATGGTTGTATGGATCGATTAAGTACCTATGTCTTTTGTTATCATCTAATCCATACCTATATCTTAATGCAATATGATACAGTTAACATGTGTTGAAGGCGCAGCccattgtttattatttttttatctcgtaTCTGGTTAGAAATACTTAGTGTATGTCGACGTTCCAAGCCTAAGTGCGATGGGAACGACActttaatttagaaaatatcATCAAGTACTTTAAGATTTAAGTTATAAATATGAACCACAGAATCAGTATCTGAAAGACCGAAAGATAAAgccaaaattttcttaaaataatacagAACATCAATGAGTAATTCATTCCAGGTGAACGTTGCCTGATAATTCCGAATTTCAGGCACGTGGTGATTATTCTTGGCTCTAAACTTATACGACGTactttatcaaattttacgtgcttctttgaaataaatgtatgttgttttttagtttttaaaaataaatgtgacAAATGTAATATGTTTGCATTGCTCAGAGAATTTATGTTACATTTTTAACTACAGAGGTCAAAAAGATATCGTAAATATTGTTAAACAACTGCCCTTAGGGTAATCGTATTAATAGGTGTCACATAATTACATGCAAACACTCCGGGTACAACTATTTGTATAAAATGAATCTTTTTCAACTTACGATAAGCTTGATCTTTCTGCGATGGAATACTGTATAATCACACCAACTTTACCGGTGACAAATCGAAAGAGCTACAAGCAAATGTTATTATTCCTATGAATAAATGATAGTAATTCCGGTTTTGTTTGGTAATCGCAGACTGTGCTTTACGTATTACTAACCAGCTTTGGGTTACCTTAGGATGAAGTAGGTCTAAGTGTTTAGATTAAATAGAACAACGTATTAGTTCAGTTGGAAGATTTATCTTGTGATCTCATCTGTCAATAGTAAATAGAAAGCTAATTcctattttgtatttaatccttctaattttataataaagttataaattgcGGTTCAGCTGTCAATTATTTGCAAATTGAAACCCCTGGTTCTAACTTTACCTACTTCAATCTCCTTAGAAATAAGGACACCGCAAAGTGCGGACCCTCAGAATAGCGCAAGGTCCTAAACACGAGCTGAGAATTTCGAGATAGAGGTAAGCTATACATTTCAGAATAAGTTACATGTGCGTGCTAGACATTGTTCTTGATATAGTTCATTTGAGGTCAGTCAATGTGTGCTGTCCTCAAGCAACGGTCTGCAGACCTATTAATGCTTGAGGCCCAACATTTTGGCTCAATGAGTTCTAGATTAAGGAGGGACTGAATTTTTCCGATGAACTCACTCTTGAATTAAGCTCAAATATTTTAACGCGCATTAACATTTCTTTCACttcaaaacgaaaaaaaattgctcaTCAGATGAGTAAAACTGAATGACATGATAAACGTCAATTAATAATACCACGCTATCGTACGACTGGACCGAAATAAACATACGATAGCCTATGACCTCCACGTAATAATTAGGGAAATCCGAAACCAGAATTCGTAAACAATCGGTGCTATCAATATATAGTAGGCATTCGAAATATCGCCACCAAAGacgatttaaataaacaatccaGATTAAATGAATCAGTTCATTCAGGATAGAaccgaaaaatatttctcaGCGATGGATAGTTCAGATAGTTCAAATCTTCAGCTTCTGCGTGAGATAGACTGGGAGCGACATGAGGCGTATACTAGAGAGAACGTTCTTCACCTCCTTGCTAAAATAGGATAGTTGAAGATGCTGTATGCTATCGAGGGGCTTATAGATGATAAAATCAAGCTATGGCTGTAGAAGCAGAACAATTAGGGCCATACTTGCCTTCACATTGCAACGGACGCACATAGAGGACAGCAAGCAATACGGATAATAGAGAAGTTAGTAGAATATGGAGCag
This window of the Microplitis mediator isolate UGA2020A chromosome 8, iyMicMedi2.1, whole genome shotgun sequence genome carries:
- the LOC130673947 gene encoding tyrosine-protein phosphatase non-receptor type 9-like; the protein is MSLFNFEETNTAACIPRPFKDKRMRIMDFINFVQKPESVSCTVQEHRAMVSEQEDGGSTSSNQAVNKAQNGNNVRPIGHLLCNRVNLHSKEKVLSARFVDGYKHKRKYIITTNSCENNTDKYLQMVWDKNVQIVVMTSVFAEKDNFNRFWSLNGSTVIACNNFQIETLEIITNPHFVLTLLVLTDQKGQARKLSHFQYTAWPADNFSHDPKAFIDFFININNLYADLKKHKTFRNLGPIIVDCIGNNSSSEVFCVLDICVTELKKTGLLSIANAVKKVRQQKHGCMDRLSTYVFCYHLIHTYILMQYDTVNMC